From the genome of Caretta caretta isolate rCarCar2 chromosome 28, rCarCar1.hap1, whole genome shotgun sequence:
gtctctacgtaaaagaataaatggacacaaatcagatgtcaagaattataacattcataaaccagtcagagaacacttcaatctctctggtcacgcaatcacagacatgaagatcgctatcttaaaacaaaaaaacttcaaatccagactccagcgagaaactgctgaattggaattcatttgcaaattgtatactattaatttaggcttaaatagagactgggagtggctaagtcattatgcaaggtagcctatttccccttgttttttcctaaccccccccccccagatgttctggtttaacttggatttaaacttggagagtggtcagtttggatgagctattaccagcaggagagtgagtttgtgtgtgtggtttttgtgagggggtgagagaacctggatttgtgcaggaaatggcccaacttgattatcatgcacattgtgtagagagttgtcactttggatgggctatcaccagcaggagagtgaatttgtgtggggggggtggagggtgagaaaacctggatttgtgctggaaatggcccaacttgatgatcactttagataagctattaccagcaggacagtggggtgggaggaggtattgtttcatattctctgtgtgtatataagtctgctgcagtttccacggtatgcatcccatgaagtgagctgtagctcacgaaagcttatgctcaaataaattggttagtctctaaggtgccacaagtcctccttttcgtttTACTAAATTCTGAGTCAGAGACTCCAGGTAACTAAAAGAAACCAAGGGAAAATGCTGGTCCAGTCTGGTATTAAAATCACTCTACACAAACAGACCCCCTGCCCACCCATTTCTCCTCCCATTAGCAATTGCAGGAGCAAATCCCACCATGCGGAGCAAACAACCCAAGAATGGGACTTTCCTACCAgacaggcagggagagaggacagggaaaaggagatataGAGACTAAAAGGGGCTGTGGGAGAGAAGAGTTTAGACAGAGGTTTTCAGATCTCtgatctgcccagacagatgtattacttCACCCTGGgtagaatcactttcctgtggacaagatgaGGATCAGACAGAGGGAAATGCAGTTCCtaactccatgtccctcctgctggggtgtggctgccatTGTATCAGTGTCAGATGGAATCATCGAAAGTGattcctttggttctgctttatTTTCTAGCATTGTGTTCAGAGACTTtgtcatggggcagggggagggagaagagagtttaaaaatgtctctgtgggcttagcctggtAGGAGTCGCCAGGTCTACAAggtaataaagaaaaggagtacttgtggcaccttagagactaaccaatttatttgagcataagctttcatgagctacagctcacgtcatcagatgcatactgtggaaaatacagaagacatttttatacacacaaaccatgaaaaaatgggtgattatcactacaaaaggttttctctccccccaccccactctcctgctggtaatagcatatgtaaagtgatcactctccttacaatgtgtatgataatcaaggtgggccatttccagcaaaaatccaggttttctcccccccactctcctgttggtaatagcttatcactctctttatcatacacattgtaaggagaaagaaaaggagtacttgtggcaccttagagactaaccaatttatttgagcataagctttcgtgagctacagcttacttcatcggatgcatactgtggaaagcgtagaagatctttttatacacacaaagcatgaaaaaatacctccccccaccccactctcctgctggtaatagcttatctaaagtgatcactctccttacaatgtgtatgataatcaagttgggccatttcgagcacaaatccaggttttctccccccacacacacacacaaacccactctcctgctggtaatagcgagagactgttgaattggaattcatttgcaaattggatacaattaacttaggcttgaatagagactgggagtggctaagtcattatgcaaggtaacctattttcccttgttttttcctacctccccctgccccgacgttcttgttaaaccctggatttgtgctgaaaatggcccaccttgattatcatacacattgtaaggagagtggtcactttagataagctattaccagcaggagagtgggtttgtgtatgtggggggtgggggggagaaaacctggatttgtgctggaaatggcccaacttgattatcatacacattgtaaggagagtgatcactttagataagctattaccagcaggagagtgggtttgtggggggaggtattttttcatgctttgtgtgtataaaaagatctacactttccacagtatgcatccgatgaagtaagctgtagctcacgaaagcttatgctcaaataaattggttagtctctaaggtgccacaagtactccttttctttctccttacaatgtgtatgataaggaGAGTGataagctataaccagcaggagagtgggtttgtgggggggggggggggaacctgcatttgtgctggaaatagcccaccttgagtatcatacacattgtaaggagagtgatcactttagataagctattaccagcaggagagtgggtttgtgcggggggagaacctggatttgtgctggaaatggcccaacttgattatcatacacattgtaaggagagagatcactttacataagctattaccagcaggagagtggggtggggagagagaaaaccttttgtagtgataatcactcattttttcatggtttgtgtgtataaaaacgtcttctgaattttccacagtatgcatctcatgacgtgagctgtagctcacgaaagctcatgctcaaataaattggttagtctctaaggtgccacacgtactccttttctttttgcaaatacagactcacacggctgttactctgaaaggtaaTAAAGAGATCAAGCATTTCCCTAGCATGGCAGAATCTAGGATGtctgtctgcagggaaagagcctgggggaatcATGATATGAAATTAACTGAAGCCTGTTCTGAAACCTCCACAACTGCCCTTCTCGCCCTCCAGTCTGCTGAATGACATCCATGTTTCACTCCAGCTCATCCcatcctcccatgggacaggagagaaatggctgcagaggagccagttcAGGTAGGGATTATCGGGgggttcctgcaggagggagagggacagcaaatacaccgGAAATGGGAAgctttgcaccgtctggtttggaggttggaacggggcaggaaatgcacaggatggagaaagggaggagcaCTGGGGGTGGCAAagctgctgggagttgtttaatatgtggcctagattctaggaacagacccatgaggttcggaggtggaaatgctctaATTTATTGAACAGAAAATAACTCACCTACATGGAGCTGGGAAAACTGACCAGTTTTAGTTTtatagtgctggagcctgacccgaCTAACCAGCAGCTGCTGTGAGAGATGAAGGGGCCACCCACCAGTCAGGTTTGGGGAGATTCTTCTCCCTTTATATCCAGTTCGTCACAATGAGCAGGGTGTTCGGCTTCCTATCAAGGAGCTCTCCTTGGACCCTGCTAGGGGCTCCATCTCCTGTAGCAGTCAGTGGCTAGTAGGTgagtgatggatctgctgggagagaggaggagctCTCGCTTcatcccctcaccctggtgtttcctggctgctctgagcagggtaggggtgggactctgttgactgtGAGCCTCCCAAAGCTTccatttgattggctcctctcccccacgaatagtggggctgtgagtggggcagccgGTACTGAGTGTGGGACttttgctctttcaggggccagtgaccttcgaggaggtggctgtgtatatcaccagggaagagtgggctctgctggaccccactcagagagccctctacagagacaTCATACAGGAGAactatgagaatgtgacctcggCGGGTAAGGagtcctgtcccctcggttcttggaaggggaactgaagagatgaggttcacgccaccctCACAATGCCACCTTTACTCTGTCCTTTTTCAGCATCACCCCAatatgccagtgacacacacactgccagagaccctcccctgctgctgaacactTTGGGAACAGAGCACAGGAGCAGTATCACACGGTGTCTAAGATCTCCTGTTTGCTCAAGTAAAACTGGGGGTTAGGTCCGGCATAACTAACAGAAGCTTCCTAGCCCGACCCTCTCTTCAAACCCTGAGCCTGCTCCACCCAAACCAGAATGTGCTTGCAGTGTAACAAGcaagctgctggggtcagagctgctgatccAGGGTTACTTATCACACAGACACTCAATGCGtccttgaatgctggctgggaATATCAAAACAAGGGAGTTCCAGCAGGAGAACATTGAATCTcacccaggattacagatgaaacacagaatcatagactatcagggttggaagggacctcaggaggtcatctagtccaaccccgtgctcaaagcaggaccaatccccaactaaatcatcccagccagggctttctaaagcctgaccttaaaaacttctaaggaaggagattccaccacctccctaggtaactcattccagtgcttcaccaccctcctagtgaaaaagtttttcctaatatccaacctaaacctcccccactgcaacttgagaccattcagctatcaaatcccccctcatccttcttttctgcagactaaacaatcccagttccctcagcctctcctcataagtcatctgttctagacccctaatcatttttgttgccctccgctggactctttccaatttttccacattgttcttttagtgtggggcccaagactggacacagtactccagatgaggcctcaccaatgtggaatagaggggaaggatcacgtccctcgatctgctggcaatgcccctacatatacagcccaaaacgccattggccttcttggcaacaatggcacactgttgactcatatccagcttctcgaccactgtaacccctaggtccttttctgcagaactgctgcctagctattcggtccctagtctgtagcggtgcctggaattcttctatcctaagtgcaggactctgcacttgtccttgttggacctcatcagatttcttttggactaatcctctaatttgtctaggtccctctgtatcctatccctaccttccagcgtatctacctctcctcccagtttagtgtcaactgcaaacttgctgagagtgcaatccacgccatcctccagatcattaatgaagatattgaacaaaaccggccccaggaccgacccttggggcactccacttgataccggctgccaactagacatggagccatcaattactacccattgagcccgacaatctagccaggtttctatccacgttatagtccgttcatccagcccatacttctttaacttgctggcaaaaatactgtgggagaccgtatcaaaagctttgctaaagtcaaggaataacatgtccaccactttcccttcatccacagaaccagttatcttgtcatagaaggcaattaggttagtcgggcatgacttgcccttggtgaatccatgctgactgttcctgatcactttcctctccactaagtgcttcagaattgattccttgaggacctgctccatgatttttccagggactgaggtgaggctgactggcctgtagttccccggatcctcctccttcccttttttaaaggtgggcactacatttgcctttttccagttgtcggggacctcccctgatcaccatgagtttccaaagataatggccaacggctctgcaatcacatccaccaactccttaaGCACCCTCGGACGCAGCGCATCaagccctatggacttgtgctcgtccagcttttctgaatagtcctgaaccacttctttgtcCAGAGAGGGCTTTTCACCTCCTCTGCATACTTTGCTGCCcactgcagtagtctgggagctgaccttgtttgtgaagacagaagagcattgagtacattagctttttccacatcctctgtcactataTTGCCTCCCCCCTGTAAccccaataaggattctttaaaatacagccagctctcctggacttctttccccctcacgttattctccaaggggatcctgcccatcagttccctgagggagtcaaagtctgcttttctgaagtcccagGTCAgtattctgttgctctcctttcttccttgtgtcaggatcctgaactcaaccatctcatggtcactgcctcccaggtggccatccacttctgcttcccctactaattcttccctgtttgtgagcagggttctccacacccagggattttcctactcccttccATTACACTCGACTCACTAGATTCCCtagtacataagaacggccagactgggttagaccaaaggtccatctagcccagtattctgtcttccaacagtgactccaagatcatagaatatcagggttcgaagggacctcaggaggtcatctagtcccaccccctactcaaagcaggaccaatccccaactaaatcatctgtcacggagtccctgggcgatgctctggaactgctccccatgaagccagtcaggactctggggcagtcgcctttctgtgagcagcctgtcttcaggacacgcagctcacacagcttccaccttcctgggtctgacctcggagcattcagcatcctctgcccctccgtgcgcttcccacagcgagtccgctcaggcggggctcctagggaagccagagggtcctgcaccccaacttcgcagtcagacgtgactctcagccagccagtaaaacagaaggtttattagacgacaggaacatggtctaaaacagagcttgcaggtgcagagaacgggacccctcagctgggtccattttggggggcagtgagccagacaaccacgtctgcacttcactccatgtcccagctagccccaaactgaaaaaaccccctccagcccctcctcctctgggctttgttcctttcccgggccaggtggtcacctgattcctttgttctccaacccttcagctctcaccttgcagggggggaagggcccaggccatcagttgccaggaaacagggtgtcggccattctctgtgtccagactcctgcacacacctgccctctagggctctgcaatgatcatacacccttactccaccccctagatacttaagaactgcctaggggaaactgaggcacccccacactattcagaggaaacattaagaacagtcccacttcgtcacatcatcccagccagggctttctaaagcctgaccttaaaaacttctaaggaaggagattccaccacctccctagctaaagCATTCCCatctttcaccaccctcctagtgaaagtttttcctaatatccaacctaaacctcccccactgcaacttgagaccagtactccttgttctgtcatctgctaccattgagaacagtctagatccatactctttggaacccactttcaggtagttgaaagcagctatcaaatcccccctcattcttctcttccgcagactaaacaatcccagatccctcagcctctcctcataaatcatgtgtcccctaatcatttttgttgccctccgctggactttttccaatttttccacatccttcttgtagtgtggggcccaaaactggacacagtacttcagatgaggcctcaccaatgtcgaatagaggggaacgatcacgtacctcgatctgctggcaatgcccctacatatacatcccaaaatgccattggtcttcttggcaacaagggcacactgttgactcatatccagcttctcgtccactgtaacccctaggtccctttctgcagaactgctgccaagccagttggTCTCTgctctgtagcggtgcctgggattcttccatcctaagtgcaggactctgcatttgtccttgttgaacctcatctggAGCCAAAAGTGGGCGTTACTCTGCTGCCTGTCAGGGTAAGAAGGGTGACAGGGAAGATTTCAGAAGGGCTCTAGTTCCTTTCACATCGTGATTTGCCCTGGCCCTTTCCCTGCACAAGATGTTTCTGACTCGCATGCTGGGAAAATATTCCATCACTTTATCACAGCCCagacccaacccctccccccagcactaaATCcactttttttagttttaaaacccTGAGGGCAACTCCCCTAACTGTGGGGAccaggcagaggcagggacaggaCAAAGTCTGCCCAGTGCTGGTTCAGTAAATGGAATGAAGTTTGCTGGTGGTATTAAGCTGGAAGGCATTGTCAATAGAGACAAATAGTGGACCATTAAGTGGGGCTCACTTCCACTTTATGTATTACATTCCTCAGCCTCATGCTTCACAGccagacaggaggtcagaccagatgatccaatggtcccttctggccttagactttATGACTCTAAGACTGGATGCGGGCAGGTTTGGGAGCTTGTGACCTTCCCACCCCCAACTTATTTCTCCTTCATTTTCTGTCTTCTctttcaccctctcccctccctctgcctgggAGACTTAGTGACCAACGATCCCTAGGTTCCTTTGCTCTCCTGCAATCACTGACAGCACTAAATGCAGGTTTAGATCCAAACTTTCTGCCTCGTCCCCATCTCTACTAACCACCGAAGGGGTTTCAGTCTCTACAGCTGCAAACTGCTTAATTTCACAACTGAAATAAGTATCACTTATTGGAAGTCACATTGTTTCTGACCCCCAAACATTTACTAAAAAAGTAAGAATAAAACATGTGTCCGTGCTGAGTCTCTATATAACTTGTATATTTCAAGAGGCTGACAGAGAATACTTGACCACAATGAACAAGGGAGTGCAggagtgagattttctttgctttagatcaAAATGAAACGCTCAACATCTCACAGCCTCCTGCCTACCTTTCCTGAGCCCCCAGGGGTTGCAAACTACCAGCTGAGAAACACCAGCCTAGATCATTATTTTGTAACATCATTGACTACGAATGGGAAGAGTGCTATACTGTATCTGGACAAAACATGAATGAGCCAAGTGCTATGGCATATATGGACCAACCTTGGGAACTGTTAATTCCAATAACACCCATATTTTGAATTCTCTGCCTGACTTCACTGTAAAAAGAATACGAAAGTTCATAAGATCTTACAATACCCTATAGCAACAAGTTGATGAAAAGTAGGTTACATTATTTTCAGCAATGAATGCGATGCACAGGTGCAAGAAGACCAAATACGGAAAATTAAATAAGTCCAAACAAAAGGGGGCTAATGATGTCGTTCAGGGACAGTACTAAGATCATGCTTGGTGAACAAGAAAATGTGGGAACAAAATTACCTATGTCAAATTTGGCCTTAGGGACATGGATTTAATtagtaaacaaaataataaattgtgTCATCCACGTTTATTTCTTttgggactttttttaaaatgggggagagggaagaaagaaaatcatCTCTCAACTTGGCAAGATTGTATCTCATCACAACTCATCCAATGTTCCTCAACCCAAGTCAGAAGAAGCAACCTAAACTGAGAGGCTTTGTTTTGATTGTTTTAACTTGTATTTCCTCTTTTTCCCCCGATGATCCAGGATACttaattttcacttttttaatTTTGAGCATAGTTATATCCTGTTCCTTTCTCACAAAGGCTGTAAGGGCTTGTCAGTTAAAATATGTTCCAACGAGACCCATTGCTCCAGTGAGTAGTGACTTTCTTAAAGTTTCTAAGTGCTTGTAAgttaaattattttctaaaagGACCCCTCAAAAGAGCAGCATTAGTAATGAAACTTACTCTGTTCCCCACAGTCCACTGCCTCTGTGCCTTTACTCTCTGGTGCAATGCCTTTCAGTAATAATTCTAGCTCTGCTGAAGATGTTCCCCAGAAATTAATTATCCCAGGGATGAACAGGAATGTATTGGGAAAAAATAAGATTCTATCTTAAATGTATAAAATCATTCTAGGAAATATACATTCTTTTAAGGCATAATTTCAGCATAAGAAATGCTTAGAGCAAACATTTCATAAAAAAACCTATTCGTACTTGAAGTACAAGTTATGCAAAAAAGTGACTGAATTGCTGTTTTAACAAAATTATCCGCTAATCGCGGTTTTATTAAAGTGTAAAAATCAACTACAACCTGTCCCAAGAGTGAAAAGTGCACTAAAATAGTAagttaaaaatgtaaatacattacccattttaaaaagtcacaacaAATAcaaaaagtctttttttaaagcacaaaaaaGCTAAAAACCTCTAACTATACGAACAACTTTCAAATACATATGCTCAgcctctgtgttttttaaaaaaagtaccaAGCAGACATTGGAAACAGGAAAAATTGTCAAAATCTCAGTggtcttaaaataaaaaagagcttTAAAATCAGACGGTgtaaacttaattaaaaaaaccatTCTTGCAGTattactgcaattaaaaatgtcaaaataaaattacTAAAATTAATTTAGGCTGTAAAAAattcaataattaaaaaaagcaaaagcaaaaaaagagTAGTAAAAAAACCTGTAAAAAACTTTAAATGCTTATGTGACGTTCATGAGCTAAAATATTTAAGAGACAAGtcagttgaaaatacagtggTGCAGGAACAAAGTAACATCGCTTCACATTGTTCCACAGCTTCCAAGAGCCGGAGGCTGCAATCCCCTGTCGCTAACATGGTTATTGCTCTGAAATCTCCCCCGGCCCATCAGCGAGAGACACGTACCTGTGTCGCTCCCCAGCATCTCTAGGGGAAGGAGAGGACGGGAGAGGTGAGAATTCAGGCTCTCGCATTCCTGGGGAGGTTCCCATTGGTTATTAATGGAACTGCTGTTAACTAGAGGATGGTGACACAGACTGAGGCCGATAACGCAGCCGctgcagacagagccagtcccacaGGGCTACTCCCATGGGGAAGGGCGACCTGCTGTGCTGGGGCTGCAAGATGGAGCCCAGGATCAGTGACATCACTAGAGTCTCCGACTCCTCCCCAGGGCCAGGGTCGCTCTAACCAGAGGAGACGCCACCCCCAGACTCCAACTCACCTTTGAAtcccagcagcacctcctgcaggtGGGCGCTTTTCAGAGAGAAATCGCTGAGTCTCTTCTCCAGCTCCACAAACCCCGGCTCCGGCTTCCAAAAAGTCCCATCCTCCCTGCTAGGGAAAGGAGGGGTGAGAAATAGGCCTGatccccagaccctgagcccagCAACCCCCAAACTCCAGGAAACCTGGATCTGAGCTTTGTAGCCCGAGATGGTCATTGTCACAGTGAGTCACCTGCCCTCAACCCTGTGCTCTCCAGAGAGATGGGAAGTGGGGAGACACTAGAGCAAGGAATGGAGACATTGTTCAGGAGCTTTCTCAGGGACGCTCTGGTTCTGTGgggtgctgagccacctcccatgCTGGTTTACTGCAGTAAGAAGGGGCACCAGCACTGGAATTATGTGGAACAGGAGGAGACACAGACCAAAGTGTGGGCAGGTCCTAcattctgacagtggccacagaCAGAGCCCAGGTCTTCAGCGGGGAATGAAACTGGGTCCTTTAATGCCAAAACCCCTGAGCCCTTCAGCTGAAGCAGTAACCCTGTGGTGTCCAGCTCATTTGGCAGAGAGGGCCATATTGCACTGTCCATTATGGTCAGTGGCCCAGGGCATCAGTTTAGGCCTCCATGACTTGCTCCATTCACAGCAGAACACCCACTGCTCTCCATGACACACCcacatacaaaaaacaaggggaaaatctGCCCTTCGTGTAGGAAATATAATTTTAGTTCTTAGTATTTTCCTAAGTCTTTGTCTGTCACACTCAGTATCACTCAGGAGGAAAACAGCCCCCTTCCCAGACACCCCTGTAGGGCCCCTGCTAGTTCTTCCCTTTCTTTCCCACCCTCCTTTCTCCATTTCTTTCTTGCTTCCTTGTCCTTGTGTCTCTCTTctgtccttccttccctcccctattccagtgattctcaaacttttgtactggtgacccctttcacatagcaagcctttgagtgcgacccgttataaattaaaaacacttttaaatatatttaacaccattataaatgctggaggcaaagtggagtttggggtggaggctgacagctcacgaccacccatgtaataacctgagaggtcccgacccccagtttgagaactattGTCCTATTCCCACCAAGCAAAGGCTTCacgcccgccccgccccacctgcTCAGGTGATCAGTCAGGGAACGTTGAATGTTGACATCAAAGTGTCGTCACTTCAGTTGACACTCCGATGACATTAACAGGGGACAGGAGAGTTCACACTCTCTGAGCTACGGCTTCGGGCAGCCCCAGCAAGGCAACGCTGTCTCCGTTTCCACTGGGGAGATGCTGAGGGCCAGGaactcactttaaaaaatgtgaaagcTGAATTTCTGCACCCTCTGAATACGTGATGGCCACATCGGTTCAGGAGACAGGCCAGGTCGGTCCCATCGGCCCTGTGTCTAGCAGCCCTGCTGTGACCTCTTTAGCGATCAGACTGTGAACGGCTCTTCTCCTACCTGAGTCAGCCACTAGGGGAGACAGAATCACATGCTCCAAGAGCAGGGGGAAGCTTCCTATTCAGTGCAGTTATCAAACCTAATGGCCCATAAGGAAGAGCAAAATGGAGCCAAGGATATACCTGCTTCCAGTGCTCCCAGCACCctaaagagggagagaaagagaaggcagtcggggggaggggggtgtccctGGGTGGGGAGGCCTCCTGCTCTGCAGGGGTCAACACTGACGCCTTGGGTAGTAGGGGAATTTCAGGCTGACATTCCCAGGGCAGCTGCCACGCCCTACCAGGGACTTTCCCCTTTgcagccccagcaatccctgctGGCAGGTCGCCACTGTGGAAACCTTCTCCCCAGGCACTTTACAGGCAGAAGATATTTCTCTGCACTGAAAGTCAAATTGCAGTGCTGAGAGACTCAGAAGGCTCCTGGCCCCATTAAACCCATTAATCTGGTAGCAGGGGAGCCTTAGGCCTGGCTCGGGATCTCAGCATGGTGCGGGCGGGGATTTCACCCTACAAGTGCAAATGCAGACAGAGAGAAGGTCGTGGGCCTGCAGCATCCAGGACTCCCAGGATCCATCCCTGGTGCCGCTGCCAGACTCACTATGTGACCTTGAccagggctctgcccctcccGCTCTCTCACCTTCCCCATTTGTCCCATAGGGATAATGCCCCTGACCccactttgtaaagtgctttggggtctAAGGCTGAGGAGCTCCTATAGGAACGCTGCGTATGATCATTGCGATGACAGTCTGACCTGCAGGGGTTGGCTcagtggctgctgccccttctctcctcccctctcactTAGCAGGGAAATCTCCCAGGACAGTCTGCAGATGCCCTCATCCCTTCTCTGGACAATGGCTCTCTCTAGTTCTTCCAGCTGGGACAGCAgccgctgctcctgctcctccagaaACCCTCGCAGCTCCTGCCACTCCCAGACCATCTTCTGCCTCTCAGCTGTCATCTGTTTCTGCAACAGGGAGAGG
Proteins encoded in this window:
- the LOC142070375 gene encoding zinc finger protein 34-like → MAAEEPVQGPVTFEEVAVYITREEWALLDPTQRALYRDIIQENYENVTSAASPQYASDTHTARDPPLLLNTLGTEHRSSITRCLRSPVCSSKTGG